One window of the Thermofilum sp. genome contains the following:
- the cas3 gene encoding CRISPR-associated helicase Cas3': MNARRGVGEALLEARGGSVQILIAPTGYGKTSSVHHAWSAVSERWGRVVHVLPLRAIVSDAASKAVERGVPLEEVSYQAAIDEVLTGEGERVRKSSYMFSRYVVTTYDSFSFSLYAAPVAELSRVYAHRDVGLLAAAGGGVLFDEAHLVMATDEADASREECKVFTVLCHEIEVLSRHLQRPVVLATATLPAPVVGGFLEALRGLEARIHLCLGERGLEYYRGYGLPVEEHGLDPDFGKHYEEYRRRVRTRVSRGSLEDDALKALEEYPRVAVFCNTVARAVEVYRRLRDRADAEVILIHGRFTGVDKSGKIDRVELLLKGGGRVLVVSTQVLEAGVDFDFDAVVTEVAAPGALVQRAGRAYRNLEERCGDGGLVTVNVSDESLRSAEAVYPSESVSAAAQYLSSALSGEGFFDWRFAESKPCFVDLLAAVKASPSVDHSLYTPLNDLLRLRLLSENVCKILKELDRWVEGALVRDSALIPIVTERGVVTVSLDYLRGKGRRVLELEDGEAKAVFSDGSYRRVDLQRLFASPLATLYRLAGSGEEFYGLKAREGAYDPEVGLP; encoded by the coding sequence GTGAACGCGAGGAGAGGGGTTGGTGAAGCTCTCCTGGAGGCTAGGGGCGGCTCCGTCCAGATCCTTATAGCCCCGACCGGGTACGGGAAGACGAGCTCGGTCCACCACGCCTGGAGCGCGGTGTCGGAGCGCTGGGGCAGGGTGGTCCACGTGCTTCCTCTGCGAGCTATCGTCTCCGACGCTGCCAGCAAGGCTGTGGAGCGCGGCGTGCCGCTCGAGGAGGTCTCGTACCAGGCGGCGATCGACGAGGTTCTGACCGGGGAGGGGGAGCGGGTCCGGAAGTCCTCCTACATGTTCTCGCGGTATGTGGTGACGACCTACGACAGCTTCTCCTTCTCGCTCTACGCCGCCCCGGTGGCCGAGCTGAGCAGGGTGTACGCGCACAGGGATGTGGGGCTGCTGGCCGCGGCGGGCGGCGGCGTGCTCTTCGACGAGGCCCACTTGGTCATGGCCACGGACGAGGCCGACGCCTCGAGGGAGGAGTGCAAGGTCTTCACGGTGCTCTGCCACGAGATCGAGGTTCTCTCCCGCCACCTCCAGCGCCCCGTTGTCCTCGCGACGGCGACTCTCCCCGCCCCGGTGGTTGGGGGGTTCTTGGAGGCCTTGAGGGGCTTGGAGGCCAGGATCCACCTGTGCCTCGGGGAGAGGGGCCTGGAGTACTACAGGGGCTACGGCCTCCCGGTCGAGGAGCACGGCCTCGACCCCGATTTCGGGAAGCACTACGAGGAGTACAGGAGGCGCGTGAGGACGAGGGTGTCGAGGGGCAGCCTGGAGGACGACGCCCTCAAAGCTCTCGAGGAGTACCCAAGGGTTGCGGTCTTCTGCAACACGGTAGCGAGGGCTGTGGAGGTCTACAGGAGGCTGAGAGACCGGGCCGACGCCGAGGTGATCCTCATCCACGGCCGCTTCACCGGGGTTGACAAGAGCGGGAAGATCGACCGCGTGGAGCTGCTGCTGAAGGGCGGGGGCAGGGTTCTGGTCGTTAGCACTCAGGTTCTGGAAGCTGGGGTGGACTTCGACTTCGACGCCGTGGTGACGGAGGTCGCGGCTCCGGGGGCGCTGGTCCAGCGGGCCGGCAGGGCCTACAGGAACCTGGAGGAGCGCTGCGGCGACGGGGGGCTGGTCACCGTCAACGTCTCGGACGAGAGCCTCCGCTCGGCCGAAGCTGTCTACCCGAGTGAATCCGTCAGCGCTGCTGCCCAGTACTTGTCGAGCGCGCTGAGCGGGGAGGGCTTCTTCGACTGGCGGTTCGCGGAGAGCAAGCCCTGCTTCGTAGACCTCCTGGCCGCGGTGAAGGCCTCGCCCAGCGTGGACCACAGCCTGTACACCCCGCTCAACGACCTCCTCCGGCTCCGGCTCCTAAGCGAGAACGTGTGTAAGATCCTAAAGGAGCTCGACAGGTGGGTGGAAGGCGCCCTCGTCCGCGACAGTGCCCTCATCCCGATAGTGACCGAGCGGGGTGTTGTGACCGTCTCTCTCGACTACCTGAGGGGGAAGGGGAGGAGAGTGCTGGAGCTCGAAGATGGAGAGGCGAAAGCCGTCTTCAGCGACGGCAGCTACAGGAGGGTTGACCTCCAGCGCCTCTTCGCCAGCCCCCTCGCGACCCTCTACCGGCTGGCGGGGAGCGGCGAGGAATTCTACGGGCTGAAGGCTAGGGAGGGCGCGTACGACCCGG
- the cas4 gene encoding CRISPR-associated protein Cas4 → MRLLKEYAYCPRYAYLQLSVQRSYVTESMRAALALGDPLAGLEAQGWRVATNVRVASRRLCLWGYADALLVNGKLVRVVEVKALTPVSRKALRGRLRHFLAQAVAYGMCAEETLHLTLDGVVVLGREGAVLEKVTPALRRYVESLASGLRAVVEQGRAPAPLRGPKCGYCAYAELCSALGRG, encoded by the coding sequence GTGAGGCTCCTCAAGGAGTACGCGTACTGCCCGCGCTACGCCTACCTGCAGCTCTCCGTCCAGAGAAGCTACGTGACCGAGTCCATGAGAGCGGCGCTAGCGCTGGGAGACCCCCTCGCTGGGCTGGAGGCGCAGGGGTGGAGGGTCGCTACGAACGTCCGGGTAGCGAGCCGGAGGCTCTGCCTGTGGGGCTACGCGGACGCCCTGCTGGTCAACGGGAAGCTTGTGCGGGTAGTAGAGGTGAAAGCCCTCACCCCCGTCTCGAGGAAGGCGCTCAGAGGCAGGCTCCGCCACTTCCTCGCCCAGGCCGTAGCCTACGGGATGTGCGCCGAAGAGACTCTCCACCTAACCCTCGACGGGGTCGTGGTCCTGGGCCGCGAGGGCGCTGTGCTCGAGAAGGTAACCCCCGCGCTGAGGCGGTACGTCGAGTCCCTCGCCTCCGGGCTCAGGGCGGTCGTGGAGCAGGGGAGGGCGCCCGCACCCCTGCGTGGGCCGAAGTGCGGGTACTGCGCTTACGCCGAGCTCTGCTCCGCTCTCGGCCGGGGCTGA
- the cas5a gene encoding type I-A CRISPR-associated protein Cas5a has product MLVAVKVAVEFHWGYSVKRPFFSASQPALAVPPPTALVGALARAAASLEGWPEAVEEGQGAKPARGSASRLYSGAARVLDKVLWASLALTDERFVSPLIGIVETRDIIRALIAPYQRRDNIYPGSALLFGVQPHGRVYAPSMRASILYLAKGSEVARWAYALQSVGSKESIVSVVDVEVGEARVREGGGSVETRYYFPARLGSVEGGARPAREVLSLPTREHFLLGAVHGVGEWEEFLVPLGWASVKPSGEAALVEDPSGEVVLVPRGVVRA; this is encoded by the coding sequence ATGCTGGTAGCCGTCAAGGTGGCTGTCGAGTTCCACTGGGGTTACTCCGTCAAGCGCCCCTTTTTCTCCGCTTCCCAGCCCGCGCTCGCCGTACCGCCGCCCACAGCGCTCGTCGGCGCTCTAGCGAGGGCTGCTGCCAGCCTCGAGGGCTGGCCGGAGGCGGTCGAGGAGGGGCAGGGCGCTAAGCCTGCGCGGGGCTCTGCGAGCCGGCTCTACAGTGGGGCTGCCCGAGTCCTCGACAAGGTTCTCTGGGCTTCCCTCGCGCTCACCGACGAGAGGTTCGTGAGCCCGCTGATCGGCATTGTCGAGACGAGGGACATCATCAGGGCCTTGATCGCGCCCTACCAGCGCAGGGACAACATCTACCCCGGCTCGGCGCTGCTCTTCGGCGTGCAGCCCCACGGGAGGGTTTACGCTCCATCGATGAGGGCGAGCATCCTCTACCTGGCGAAGGGCAGCGAGGTGGCCAGGTGGGCTTACGCGCTCCAGAGCGTCGGGAGCAAGGAGTCCATCGTCTCGGTTGTCGATGTGGAGGTGGGGGAGGCTAGGGTGAGGGAGGGTGGTGGGAGCGTGGAGACCCGCTACTACTTCCCGGCGAGGCTCGGGAGCGTGGAGGGCGGAGCCCGCCCCGCCAGGGAGGTCTTGAGCCTCCCGACGAGGGAGCACTTCCTCCTCGGTGCTGTCCACGGCGTCGGGGAGTGGGAGGAGTTCCTCGTCCCGCTGGGCTGGGCGAGCGTGAAGCCCTCCGGCGAGGCTGCGCTCGTCGAGGACCCGTCCGGCGAGGTGGTCCTGGTGCCGAGGGGGGTCGTGCGTGCGTAG
- a CDS encoding ATP-binding protein produces the protein MKVGHVISRVAPTHAGFEFELLEPGSVSVGDYVEVPVEEGALLARVARVSAENPLLSEPGILREHGAFGLKLPSAAALELSETHIARAEAAGVVGEGGVLPPLRPPAPGSPVFKASGPALSKLLGFAEEGVRLGRVWRSGVEVVLDPSKLLRHHVAVLGATGSGKSYACGVIAEEALELGVSVVVVDPHGEYSTLGERYPTRVVRADRLAVEAGLVSPEAVAEAAEMTEVQRDLLYLAWQEAEGPGIDDILEAVRRVAAAYRFRRETVIALERRLRMLKTYGVFSGGDVPLYISEGECTVVDVGLGLPSHVTRALVGAIVWTLFEARKAGEAPPLVLVVDEAHRFLPIEEESFAKTALRTVAREGRKFAASLVVASQRAVGLDRDVLSQCGTKIALRMDSPTDIAALKPVLGSYARVLPHLPTGVALVSGVAVRYPVLVEVRERRTRHGGEGVGLQPRPRAEQSSA, from the coding sequence TTGAAGGTTGGGCACGTGATCTCCAGGGTCGCCCCGACGCACGCGGGCTTCGAGTTCGAGCTCCTCGAGCCCGGGTCGGTCTCGGTGGGCGACTACGTCGAGGTTCCCGTGGAGGAGGGGGCGCTGCTCGCCAGGGTGGCGCGGGTCAGCGCTGAGAACCCTCTCCTCTCGGAGCCGGGGATCTTGAGGGAGCACGGCGCTTTCGGCTTGAAGCTCCCCAGCGCGGCGGCTCTCGAGCTGTCCGAGACGCACATCGCTCGCGCCGAGGCCGCCGGCGTGGTGGGCGAGGGGGGTGTGCTCCCGCCCCTGAGACCTCCGGCTCCAGGGTCGCCGGTGTTCAAGGCTTCGGGGCCCGCCCTCTCGAAGCTGCTGGGGTTCGCCGAGGAGGGCGTGAGGCTGGGGCGCGTGTGGAGGAGCGGCGTGGAGGTCGTGCTGGACCCTTCGAAGCTGCTGAGGCACCACGTTGCCGTGCTGGGCGCGACGGGCTCGGGGAAGTCGTACGCGTGCGGGGTGATCGCGGAGGAGGCGCTGGAGCTCGGCGTGTCGGTGGTGGTGGTAGACCCTCACGGGGAGTACTCGACGCTCGGGGAGCGCTACCCGACGAGGGTGGTGAGGGCTGATAGGCTCGCTGTGGAGGCCGGGCTGGTCTCGCCGGAGGCGGTGGCTGAGGCTGCCGAGATGACGGAGGTTCAGAGGGACCTCCTCTACCTCGCCTGGCAGGAGGCGGAGGGGCCGGGGATCGACGACATCCTCGAGGCGGTGAGGAGGGTTGCCGCCGCGTACCGGTTCAGGCGCGAGACGGTGATCGCGCTGGAGCGGAGGCTCAGGATGCTGAAGACGTACGGGGTTTTCTCGGGTGGTGACGTGCCGCTCTACATCTCGGAGGGTGAGTGCACGGTCGTCGACGTGGGGCTGGGCCTACCATCCCACGTGACGAGGGCTCTCGTAGGAGCGATCGTGTGGACGCTCTTCGAGGCGAGGAAGGCTGGCGAGGCCCCGCCGCTCGTCCTGGTGGTGGACGAGGCGCACCGGTTCCTGCCCATCGAGGAGGAGAGCTTCGCGAAGACTGCGCTGAGGACGGTGGCGCGCGAGGGGAGGAAGTTCGCCGCGAGCCTAGTCGTCGCGAGCCAGCGCGCCGTGGGACTGGACAGGGACGTGCTGAGCCAGTGCGGGACCAAGATCGCGCTCCGCATGGACAGCCCGACGGACATCGCTGCCCTCAAGCCCGTTCTCGGAAGCTACGCGAGAGTCCTCCCCCACCTCCCGACCGGCGTGGCTCTCGTCTCGGGCGTGGCCGTGCGGTACCCTGTCCTCGTCGAGGTGCGCGAGAGGAGGACGAGGCACGGCGGCGAGGGTGTGGGGCTTCAGCCCCGGCCGAGAGCGGAGCAGAGCTCGGCGTAA
- the csa3 gene encoding CRISPR-associated CARF protein Csa3 yields MTLFVVTLGFEEKFAVRMITRHGLDKGDRILLVTGPQAAPAKRAASFLSEFVSRYYGGEVAVERVELNPEEGFESLVLAIYRAVSEKLKEGEKAVFNLSGGMRSICLAAFAAAQLLSATSRVEVELETEDSTTLLSIPQPLLQLPRLAKLLSPEKAAILLSLNREKTTAQLAEELRRDATTLSRHLRTLAALHLLEQKHSKPSKYKATPLAALLAETLSRGTQAERQAYKPGKNPAHTPKH; encoded by the coding sequence ATGACGCTCTTCGTCGTCACGCTCGGCTTCGAGGAGAAGTTCGCGGTGCGCATGATCACGAGGCACGGTCTCGACAAAGGGGACAGAATCCTCCTCGTCACCGGGCCCCAAGCAGCCCCCGCCAAGCGGGCGGCAAGCTTCCTCTCCGAGTTCGTCAGCAGGTACTACGGGGGCGAGGTAGCCGTCGAGAGAGTCGAGCTGAACCCGGAGGAAGGCTTCGAAAGCCTCGTGCTCGCCATCTACAGAGCAGTCTCCGAGAAGCTGAAGGAGGGCGAGAAAGCGGTCTTCAACCTCAGCGGCGGGATGAGGAGCATCTGCCTCGCAGCGTTCGCCGCGGCACAGCTCCTCTCAGCAACCAGCCGGGTCGAGGTCGAGCTGGAAACCGAGGACTCCACCACCCTGCTCAGCATCCCCCAACCCCTCCTCCAGCTCCCAAGGCTCGCGAAGCTCCTCTCCCCCGAGAAAGCCGCCATCCTCCTCTCCCTCAACCGCGAGAAAACCACCGCGCAGCTCGCCGAAGAGCTCCGCCGAGACGCCACCACCCTCTCAAGGCACCTGCGCACCCTCGCCGCCCTCCACCTCCTCGAGCAGAAGCACAGCAAGCCCTCCAAGTACAAAGCAACCCCCCTCGCAGCCCTCCTAGCGGAAACCCTCTCCCGCGGAACACAAGCCGAGAGGCAGGCTTATAAGCCGGGAAAAAACCCTGCGCACACTCCAAAACACTAG
- the cas7a gene encoding type I-A CRISPR-associated protein Cas7/Csa2, whose amino-acid sequence MFLSVGVRAVVNVEALNMVESVGNVTRHRKATVVFRRGGEYVVRIVPVVSGESIAHAYQWWVAELAKQRYGASAPLCEYCEKGEFLKHCDVNLFGSKPWEQSLKAAVSKAYDPHEVEKAIVANCVVEDVGGFLFPGARPVKRTSRFQVSYMVPTLDSLERGAVSIEPQFHVRHSPTRVAREGQEAAGQAIYYVETGSAVYALTFNIDLGGVGKTSMLKVEDAVDSGEAKRRAALAVDALAAMLDTRIFGAKLSRFTPVTEYETVIAAVSGRPPFVVSAPASPGFAVDVVRRRASYERFFGGGVKLFGLGEALPEGIERAENVLDLFERVKRGLGLA is encoded by the coding sequence ATGTTCCTGAGCGTTGGTGTCCGGGCGGTCGTCAACGTGGAGGCTCTCAACATGGTGGAGAGCGTCGGCAACGTGACGAGGCACAGGAAGGCGACGGTGGTCTTCAGACGGGGTGGCGAGTACGTGGTCAGGATCGTGCCCGTCGTCAGCGGGGAGAGCATCGCCCACGCTTACCAGTGGTGGGTCGCCGAGCTGGCGAAGCAGAGGTACGGGGCCAGCGCCCCGCTCTGCGAGTACTGCGAGAAGGGTGAGTTCCTGAAGCACTGCGACGTCAACCTGTTCGGCTCGAAGCCCTGGGAGCAGTCGCTGAAGGCGGCCGTTTCGAAGGCTTACGACCCCCACGAGGTCGAGAAGGCTATTGTGGCGAACTGCGTCGTCGAGGACGTGGGCGGCTTCCTGTTCCCCGGCGCGCGCCCCGTGAAGAGGACGTCGAGGTTCCAGGTGAGCTACATGGTCCCCACGCTCGACAGCCTGGAGAGGGGGGCGGTCTCGATCGAGCCCCAGTTCCACGTGCGCCACAGCCCGACGAGGGTGGCGAGGGAGGGTCAGGAGGCGGCTGGCCAGGCGATCTACTACGTTGAGACGGGCTCGGCGGTCTACGCGCTGACCTTCAACATCGACCTGGGGGGTGTCGGGAAGACGAGCATGCTGAAGGTGGAGGACGCTGTGGACTCCGGGGAGGCGAAGCGCAGGGCCGCTTTGGCGGTCGACGCGCTCGCGGCGATGCTGGACACGAGGATCTTCGGAGCGAAGCTGAGCAGGTTCACCCCCGTCACCGAGTACGAGACGGTGATCGCCGCGGTGAGCGGGAGGCCCCCGTTCGTCGTGTCCGCGCCCGCGTCGCCTGGCTTCGCTGTAGACGTCGTGCGGAGGAGAGCCAGCTACGAGCGCTTCTTCGGCGGCGGAGTGAAGCTGTTCGGCCTCGGGGAGGCCCTGCCGGAGGGCATCGAGAGGGCTGAGAACGTGCTCGACCTCTTCGAGAGGGTGAAGCGCGGGCTAGGGCTGGCGTAG